DNA from Phaeodactylum tricornutum CCAP 1055/1 PHATR_bd_33x35 genomic scaffold, whole genome shotgun sequence:
GTCCGTCGTTCGAAGGGAACTGAGGCAGGACTGAAAAAATCCTTCCCTTTCCTATTACTCTGGTGACACCGGCCGTGGTGCCTGTTACTCCCTCTGTTACCTCCAATCCTAACTGGAACAGTCCTGGGACAAATGCAATGGTGACCATGCTTACCGACAACAGCGAAAACATGAAGTTCCACTTGGTAGGAGACCTTAGAGATTTTGCCACGGTCTGTAGAGTGCTTTCTTGGTCTGTAGTGACAGAGTTTCCTTTAAAGACCGAGAGTTTGCGGAGACCGTAGGTCGCTGACGCTCCCAGTGAAATGGTTGCTACCACCAACAACTGGAACACCACGTCGACCGTGAAAACAACAAGTGCCGGCGGGAGTGTTCCAAAAAACGTCATCTTAGGGCTAAAACCTTCCTGAAACTACCGGTGGACTGGTTTGCCGAAGAGCTCTACTGCTCCTATATCTCCTATCTAGATGAATTTTGTTCCCTGTCTCTCCTCTTGCTCTTTGTTATCTCCAAATGACCTAGAGTGAAAAACTTCTGGTTGCTAGGCTGTCCGGTCACAGGGAGCACTTTTCAAGCTTTTTATACCTCCCTGGATCTTTTATTTGCCTGTGGGAGTTTCTTGGAAATGGTCAGAGGAATTGAAAAATCATCTGTTGCTGTTATGGTGTTGAAGGTGACTGGAATCTATTTGTAAGAGAAAAAAGGACCTGACAGGAATACTGGCAAAATCTTTTCTTTTGTGTCCAGGCTTTTTTGAGTGGTGATCTCATGTTCATAATTCCCCAACTGAGTCACCAAAATAAAATCACAAATATTGCATTACTTTCTGTAAGTTAACAGTTCATAGATGCTCGTTGGAAACATTTTTGATGATGCGGGATCGCTCAAATACGATTTGATGATGCGGGATCGCTCACTGTTACCTACGATTTCTTTGTACAGGAATATTAAGCTTTGCGAACTCTCCCATGCTTTGGCTTCTCTGCCtcatcccagagggaaacaTTCGTTTTCTGTCACGTGATGCATACTCGCTTTTCAAAACTAACATGCAAGGAACAACATATTCCTGATCACCAAATGTTATTTTTCAGTGAAGTGGaaacaaggccaagatctagagctagtagTCTAGAAAAGTGATACGATGCTAATAACTAAGCAATTTATCTATATAGTAGTATCAAAATTTAGCAGCTCATGACTATAATTTATCTTTGGGGAATCTCATCATTTTCAGAGTAGTAAAAAGGAAGTCAAAAAATGTCTATTGGCAAATTTTCCAAAGCATCCGTGCGCAAATTTTGATAGTCTCACGGCGCTTCAGATTTCTCTTCACACAGTCTACACTCATTTTTTACTGGACTAccaagaaaaagaatatGGACTATACTTACCATGCTTACCAGGCGCCGCCTCCGAAgttaccaccaccaccataGCCGCCTCCTCGGCCGTAGCCGCCACCTCCGTAGCCTCCGCCACCGTAGCCACTGCTGCCGCCTTGTCCACGATCATTGCCACTTTTGCTGCGTACATCACGACTGCCAAAAcctccgccaccgccgccacgacGGCCGCCTCCTCCTCGACCACCTCCGCCGCTACTACGGCCGCCACTAAACTGGCACATTTCATTGAGCCAACGGGGAACATCCTGCTCATTCTCGTCGAGAAGATCGCGCAGCTCGCGGACAACACCCGTATTGCTCTCGTAAACGTAAATCTGAACCCCATTAGACGTGAAAAGCCAGAAAATTTCAACAGAAACCGAAAATACACATATGCTGTGTAACATGGATGGGAAATTGGAGTTGACACCTTCGGAAAAATTCACGACGCGAACAAGCTGTTTTTGCCCGCAAGTTTTTTTTCTTGGAACGCAGTTGCAATGATCAGAACAGAAGATGGTATGACGAAAACCACGTCCTAAAAATATTAACTGCGGGAACCGTGATCAAAGTTGTCCGGCTGGGAAGCAATTGGCTGTGTTTGTTTTTACATTGGTTGGGATTGGTTGAGTTGGTGCTGTCTGTgg
Protein-coding regions in this window:
- a CDS encoding predicted protein — its product is MLHSICVFSVSVEIFWLFTSNGVQIYVYESNTGVVRELRDLLDENEQDVPRWLNEMCQFSGGRSSGGGGRGGGGRRGGGGGGFGSRDVRSKSGNDRGQGGSSGYGGGGYGGGGYGRGGGYGGGGNFGGGAW